The following are from one region of the Haemophilus parainfluenzae genome:
- a CDS encoding 4-alpha-glucanotransferase, producing MQMSFSLKQSAEKLGISFSHYDINGHLIDASPTSVDYFIEQLQFPPNIGQNQPFQNVICAFENEPIHDDLIAFSSPPDASLRYQLLDEQNQIQLEKNIPYSTALSFIACFACYLSSFNAFCCSTNEKIQSVVNNQAYKA from the coding sequence ATGCAAATGTCCTTCTCACTTAAACAATCTGCTGAAAAACTTGGCATTTCGTTTTCCCATTATGATATTAATGGGCATTTGATTGATGCATCGCCAACCAGTGTTGATTATTTTATCGAGCAGTTGCAATTTCCGCCGAATATTGGACAAAATCAGCCGTTCCAAAATGTCATATGTGCCTTTGAAAATGAACCCATTCATGATGATTTAATCGCGTTTTCTTCTCCTCCTGATGCTTCTTTGCGTTATCAGTTGCTCGACGAGCAAAACCAAATTCAGCTTGAAAAAAACATTCCATATTCAACCGCACTTTCATTCATTGCCTGCTTTGCCTGTTATCTATCATCGTTTAATGCTTTTTGCTGCTCAACAAACGAGAAAATACAATCGGTTGTAAATAATCAAGCTTACAAAGCATAA
- a CDS encoding histidine phosphatase family protein, whose amino-acid sequence MKKQLTFYFIRHGKTVWNTEGLMQGHGDSPLTEEGVNGAKKTGIALNNIPFVAAYSSVLKRTIATASHIIGERDIPLFHHQGLNEQYFGSWEGKVVDTLREHPEFKQLIKDPANYKAKVNGGETFEQLGKRAMKALHDIIKIHDKGNILIVSHGHTLRLLLALLNGATWQNHRDEDKSVSLINTSISVVHYDDENGFCVEKINDADHLK is encoded by the coding sequence ATGAAAAAACAACTGACTTTTTATTTCATTCGCCACGGTAAAACTGTTTGGAATACGGAAGGTTTAATGCAAGGTCATGGCGATTCCCCATTGACCGAAGAAGGCGTTAATGGTGCGAAAAAAACAGGTATTGCACTTAATAACATTCCCTTTGTTGCGGCCTACTCTAGTGTATTAAAACGTACCATCGCGACAGCCTCTCATATTATTGGTGAAAGAGATATTCCGCTTTTCCATCACCAAGGTTTAAACGAACAATATTTTGGTTCTTGGGAAGGCAAAGTTGTTGATACGTTAAGAGAACACCCGGAATTTAAACAACTTATTAAAGATCCTGCCAATTACAAAGCTAAAGTAAATGGTGGAGAAACATTCGAACAGCTGGGCAAGCGTGCCATGAAAGCATTGCACGATATTATTAAGATCCACGATAAAGGCAATATTCTCATTGTGTCGCATGGCCATACCTTGCGTTTATTGCTTGCCTTATTAAACGGTGCAACGTGGCAAAACCACCGTGATGAAGATAAATCGGTATCGCTCATTAATACATCAATTAGTGTTGTACATTATGACGATGAGAACGGTTTTTGCGTTGAGAAAATAAATGATGCGGATCATTTAAAATAA
- a CDS encoding YcgN family cysteine cluster protein, whose protein sequence is MQFESHFWQTKSLLEMTESEWEALCDGCGKCCYRKYIQGRGKREKLYYTRIACNLLDVETGKCRNYSERFKIESDCTKLTKKNLPDFGWLPNTCAYRLLYEGKPLPEWHPLVSGNPDSVKNAGILIPDGVHEEDVIDWFEFVIETE, encoded by the coding sequence ATGCAATTTGAATCTCATTTTTGGCAAACAAAATCGCTCCTTGAAATGACGGAATCCGAATGGGAAGCCCTATGTGATGGCTGCGGGAAATGCTGTTATCGGAAATATATTCAAGGGCGGGGAAAGCGTGAAAAACTCTATTACACGCGCATTGCTTGCAATCTATTAGATGTGGAAACAGGAAAGTGTCGTAATTATTCTGAACGTTTTAAAATCGAAAGTGATTGCACCAAATTAACCAAAAAGAACTTGCCTGATTTTGGTTGGTTGCCGAATACCTGTGCCTATCGTTTATTGTATGAAGGTAAACCTTTGCCAGAATGGCATCCATTAGTTAGTGGCAATCCTGATTCTGTTAAAAATGCAGGCATTTTAATTCCAGATGGCGTGCATGAAGAAGATGTCATTGATTGGTTTGAATTTGTCATTGAAACTGAATAA
- a CDS encoding efflux RND transporter periplasmic adaptor subunit, which translates to MKKRFFILLGLAVAAGAAYYFFSSNSKQETTYLTESVTRGNVEKTVVASGSVKSVNEVDVGAQVSGKITKLYVKLGQEIKKGEMIADIDSTTQINTLNTKKAALVSYQAQLKAKITAYDVALSSYNRLSKLYTQKATSLDSVNTAKSTLDNAKAEMEAIEANIKQAEIEVNTAETNVGYTKITAPMDGTVISVPVSEGQTVNANQTTPTIVTIADLSKMKIKPEISEGDITKVKAGQEVSFTILSDSQTVYHSVIDSVDPANTTTSDSSSTSSSTSSSSSSTTSAIYYYANVLIDNPDRTLRIGMTTENNIKIANAKDVLLVSNMAIQKRDGKSFVNVLNDKNQPEPREVETGVQNDFKTEIKSGLNEGEKVIVSQVANGEQVGSMPRGPRMF; encoded by the coding sequence ATGAAAAAACGCTTTTTTATTTTACTTGGATTAGCCGTTGCTGCTGGTGCAGCTTATTATTTTTTCTCAAGCAATAGCAAACAAGAAACGACTTATCTGACGGAATCCGTTACACGTGGCAATGTGGAAAAAACAGTTGTCGCTTCGGGTTCAGTTAAAAGCGTGAATGAAGTGGATGTTGGTGCCCAAGTTTCGGGTAAAATCACCAAACTCTATGTCAAATTAGGGCAAGAAATCAAAAAAGGCGAAATGATCGCGGATATTGATTCCACAACCCAAATTAATACCTTAAATACCAAAAAGGCGGCATTGGTTAGCTATCAAGCACAATTAAAAGCGAAGATAACCGCTTACGATGTAGCCCTTTCAAGCTATAACCGCTTATCAAAACTTTATACGCAAAAAGCAACATCTTTGGATAGTGTGAATACCGCAAAAAGCACCCTTGATAATGCGAAAGCTGAAATGGAAGCCATTGAAGCCAATATCAAACAAGCTGAAATTGAAGTGAATACCGCTGAAACCAATGTGGGTTACACCAAAATCACCGCTCCAATGGACGGTACTGTTATTTCTGTACCCGTTTCTGAAGGTCAAACTGTTAATGCCAACCAAACGACTCCAACGATTGTAACCATTGCTGATTTAAGCAAAATGAAAATTAAGCCTGAAATTTCAGAAGGCGACATTACCAAAGTTAAAGCAGGTCAAGAAGTTAGCTTTACTATTTTATCGGATAGCCAAACCGTGTATCACTCCGTCATTGATTCTGTTGATCCAGCCAATACCACGACAAGTGATAGTTCTTCAACATCATCTTCGACAAGTTCAAGTAGCAGCTCCACAACCAGTGCGATTTACTATTATGCCAATGTACTGATTGATAATCCTGATCGAACTTTACGCATCGGAATGACGACAGAAAACAACATCAAAATTGCCAACGCGAAAGATGTGTTATTGGTTTCCAATATGGCTATTCAAAAACGTGATGGTAAAAGCTTTGTCAATGTATTAAATGACAAAAATCAGCCTGAACCTCGCGAAGTTGAAACCGGTGTTCAAAATGATTTCAAAACTGAAATCAAATCGGGTTTAAACGAAGGTGAAAAAGTCATTGTGTCGCAAGTTGCAAATGGTGAACAAGTTGGCTCTATGCCTCGTGGTCCAAGAATGTTCTAA
- the glgB gene encoding 1,4-alpha-glucan branching protein GlgB: MTKLVAQSVINSFFDGKHADPFAVLGMHETHNGIEIRALLPDADKVEVIDKESQSIVVELEKLDDRGFFAAIVPEIHHFFTYQLKVYWGVEAQIIEDPYRFHPMINDLDQWLLAEGSLLRPYEVLGAHFTECDSVPGVNFRVWAPNAKRVSLVGDFNYWDGRRHPMRFHPASGVWELFLPKASLGQRYKFELIDCNGNLRLKADPYAFRAELRPDTASEISMLPDVVEMTEQCRKANQRNQPISIYEVHLGSWRRNLENNFWLDYDQISDELIPYVKHMGFTHIEFLPLSEFPFDGSWGYQPIGLYSPTSRFGTPEGFKRLVEKAHKAGINVILDWVPGHFPSDTHGLVAFDGTALYEHADPREGYHQDWNTLIYNYGRNEVRNFLSSNALYWLERFGVDGIRVDAVASMIYRDYSRAEGEWIPNQYGGRENLEAIEFLKHTNWKIHSEVSGAISIAEESTSFGGVTHPTENGGLGFNFKWNMGWMNDTLSYMKLDPVYRRYHHDKMTFGMIYQYSENFVLPLSHDEVVHGKCSLLGKMPGDTWQKFANLRAYYGYMWGYPGKKLLFMGNEFAQGREWNYEESLDWFLLDENHGGLWHKGVLQLVKDLNGIYQKNAPLFELDGEPEGFDWLVVDDAENSVFAFERKSTDGERIIVISNFTPVPREGYRIGVNAAGEYEEILNTDSMYYQGSNVGNFGLVESEEIASHGRENSISVTIPPLATIYLKYKA; encoded by the coding sequence ATGACGAAATTAGTCGCTCAATCAGTAATTAATTCATTTTTTGATGGCAAACATGCCGATCCTTTTGCTGTATTAGGCATGCATGAAACTCACAATGGTATTGAGATTCGTGCTTTATTACCCGATGCAGATAAAGTCGAAGTGATTGATAAAGAAAGTCAATCCATCGTTGTCGAACTAGAAAAACTGGATGACCGCGGATTTTTTGCTGCTATTGTGCCAGAGATTCACCATTTCTTTACCTACCAATTAAAAGTGTATTGGGGCGTAGAAGCCCAAATTATTGAAGATCCGTACCGTTTCCATCCGATGATTAATGACTTGGATCAATGGCTATTGGCAGAAGGTTCGTTATTGCGTCCTTATGAAGTATTAGGTGCACATTTTACTGAATGTGACAGTGTACCGGGCGTAAATTTCCGTGTATGGGCGCCAAATGCTAAACGCGTTTCGTTGGTCGGTGATTTTAACTATTGGGACGGTCGTCGTCATCCAATGCGTTTCCATCCGGCAAGTGGTGTGTGGGAGTTATTCTTACCAAAAGCCAGTCTAGGGCAACGCTATAAATTTGAATTGATTGATTGCAATGGCAACCTTCGTTTAAAAGCTGACCCTTATGCATTCAGAGCGGAATTGCGCCCAGATACTGCATCAGAAATCAGTATGTTGCCGGATGTAGTCGAAATGACGGAGCAATGTCGTAAAGCGAACCAACGCAACCAACCCATTTCGATTTATGAAGTACATTTGGGATCATGGCGTCGTAATTTAGAGAATAATTTCTGGCTTGATTATGATCAAATTTCCGATGAGCTCATTCCTTATGTTAAACATATGGGCTTTACGCATATTGAGTTTTTGCCACTCTCCGAATTCCCATTCGATGGGTCTTGGGGGTATCAACCGATAGGGCTGTATTCTCCAACGAGTCGTTTTGGTACACCAGAAGGCTTTAAACGATTAGTCGAAAAAGCCCACAAAGCAGGCATTAATGTGATTTTAGACTGGGTGCCAGGGCATTTCCCAAGTGATACACATGGCTTAGTCGCCTTTGATGGTACAGCCTTATATGAACATGCTGACCCACGTGAAGGCTATCATCAAGACTGGAATACCTTAATTTATAACTATGGTCGTAATGAAGTGAGAAACTTCTTATCCAGTAATGCACTGTATTGGCTTGAACGATTTGGTGTTGATGGTATCCGTGTAGATGCGGTCGCATCAATGATTTATCGCGATTATAGCCGAGCTGAAGGCGAATGGATTCCGAATCAATATGGCGGTCGTGAAAACTTAGAAGCCATTGAATTCTTAAAACATACCAACTGGAAAATCCATTCTGAAGTGTCTGGCGCGATTTCGATTGCGGAAGAATCCACTTCTTTCGGTGGCGTAACCCATCCGACAGAAAACGGTGGTCTTGGATTTAATTTTAAATGGAACATGGGCTGGATGAATGACACCCTAAGTTATATGAAACTCGATCCAGTTTATCGTCGTTATCATCACGACAAAATGACCTTCGGAATGATTTATCAATACAGCGAGAACTTTGTGTTACCGCTTTCTCATGATGAAGTCGTACATGGAAAATGTTCGTTACTCGGCAAAATGCCTGGCGATACATGGCAAAAATTCGCTAATTTACGTGCCTATTACGGTTATATGTGGGGCTATCCAGGCAAGAAATTATTATTCATGGGGAATGAATTTGCTCAAGGTCGTGAATGGAATTATGAAGAAAGTTTGGATTGGTTCTTACTTGACGAAAACCATGGTGGCCTATGGCATAAAGGCGTATTGCAATTAGTCAAAGATTTGAACGGAATTTATCAAAAAAATGCACCGCTCTTTGAATTAGACGGTGAACCGGAAGGCTTTGATTGGTTAGTGGTAGATGATGCGGAAAATTCAGTCTTTGCTTTTGAACGTAAAAGCACTGATGGTGAACGCATTATCGTGATCAGTAACTTCACACCTGTGCCACGAGAAGGCTATCGCATTGGGGTCAATGCCGCGGGTGAATACGAAGAAATTTTGAATACTGACTCAATGTATTATCAAGGTTCAAACGTAGGTAATTTTGGCTTGGTAGAAAGTGAAGAAATTGCAAGTCACGGACGTGAAAATTCGATTAGCGTGACCATTCCGCCACTCGCAACGATCTATTTAAAATATAAAGCATAA
- the tdeA gene encoding toxin/drug exporter TdeA: MLKMKKLTLAIAMATALAGCANIGDSYKASQQDYQNYAEITKQFNVKENWWALYNDSQLNRVVEQALVNNKDLAKASVAVNRTLYNANLAGANLIPAFSGSTQSSAGKNLKTGGNSTISHKGALNVSYTLDLWQRLADTADAAEWSHKATAEDLEATKLSLINSVVTTYYQIAYLNDAISTTEETIKYYNDISSIMQHRLSQGVADSASVDQAQQAVLNARNNLINYQTQRKTAEQTLRNLLNLKPEEALNINFPHILNVKNVGVNLNVPVSVIANRPDVKGYQYRLSSAFKNAKATEKGWFPEVTLGGSLTSSGTKVGNALHNPVGTGLIGISLPFLNWNTVKWNVKISEADYETARLNYEQSITKALNDVDTNYFAYTQAQSAFANLQKTHSYNQRITKYYRDRYNAGVSELREWLAAANTEKTSQLSILNAKYNIIQAENAVYSSMAGYYSR, translated from the coding sequence ATGTTAAAAATGAAAAAATTAACCTTAGCAATCGCGATGGCAACTGCTCTTGCAGGTTGTGCTAACATCGGCGATTCTTATAAAGCGAGCCAGCAGGATTACCAAAATTATGCGGAAATCACCAAACAATTTAATGTAAAAGAAAACTGGTGGGCGCTTTACAATGATTCACAATTAAATCGTGTGGTAGAACAAGCATTAGTTAACAACAAAGATTTAGCCAAAGCGTCTGTTGCCGTAAACCGCACTCTATATAATGCAAACCTTGCAGGCGCGAATTTAATTCCTGCATTTAGCGGTTCAACCCAATCTTCTGCGGGTAAAAATCTGAAAACTGGTGGCAACTCAACCATCAGTCATAAAGGTGCATTAAATGTGAGTTATACGTTAGATCTATGGCAACGTTTAGCGGATACCGCTGATGCCGCCGAATGGTCACACAAAGCAACGGCTGAAGATTTAGAAGCAACGAAACTTTCACTCATCAACTCTGTTGTAACAACGTATTATCAAATTGCTTATTTAAATGACGCTATCAGCACAACTGAAGAAACCATTAAATACTACAACGACATTAGCAGCATTATGCAACATCGTTTATCGCAAGGTGTGGCTGACAGCGCAAGCGTGGATCAAGCACAACAAGCGGTATTGAACGCACGTAATAACTTGATTAACTATCAAACTCAGCGCAAAACAGCAGAACAAACTTTACGTAACTTACTGAACTTAAAACCGGAAGAAGCATTAAATATCAACTTCCCACACATTCTTAATGTGAAAAACGTGGGCGTGAATTTAAATGTGCCTGTTTCTGTGATTGCGAATCGTCCTGATGTGAAAGGCTATCAATATCGCTTAAGCAGTGCATTCAAAAATGCGAAAGCAACCGAAAAAGGTTGGTTCCCAGAAGTGACTTTAGGCGGCAGCTTAACATCAAGTGGCACTAAAGTCGGTAACGCATTACACAATCCAGTGGGTACCGGGTTAATCGGCATTAGCCTCCCATTCCTCAACTGGAATACGGTGAAATGGAACGTGAAAATCTCTGAGGCAGATTATGAAACTGCACGTTTAAACTATGAGCAAAGCATCACTAAAGCCTTGAACGATGTAGATACCAACTACTTCGCCTACACACAAGCACAAAGTGCCTTTGCTAACTTGCAAAAAACACACAGCTATAACCAACGTATCACCAAATACTATCGTGATCGTTACAATGCTGGTGTATCTGAATTACGTGAATGGCTTGCTGCGGCAAACACAGAGAAAACCTCTCAACTTTCTATCTTGAATGCGAAATACAACATTATTCAAGCAGAAAATGCCGTATATAGTTCAATGGCAGGTTATTATTCTCGTTAA
- a CDS encoding MacB family efflux pump subunit yields MNIIEIKDLNRYFGEGENRVHILKNVSLNIEKGDFVAIIGQSGSGKSTLMNIIGCLDTATSGSYKINGKETIELSKDQLSDLRSQKFGFIFQRYNLLSSLTAAENVALPAIYAGMSQEKRLSRAKQLLEKLGLGDKWQNKPGQLSGGQQQRVSIARALMNGGEIILADEPTGALDSQSGQNVMEILRQLHAEGHTIIMVTHDREIAASANRVIEIKDGEIIGDTQKETVKSAVENPTKSKPHFGFSKDQFVEAFRMSVSAIIAHKMRSLLTMLGIIIGITSVVSVVALGNGSQQKILENIKGIGTSTMTIFNGTGFGDRRAEQMQNLTINDATALNQQSYVQSVTPNSSSSGTLIYGNQTFSSTSLKGVGEQYFDVDGLKLKSGNLFSAQDVADNNQVALIDESAKKSIFPDENPIGKIVMFNKRPLRIIGVVSDKQMGGASSSLNLYAPYTTVMNRISGSKKIGSITVKVDDSVNTTVAEKGITELLTMRHGKKDFFIMNSDTIKQTIESTTGTMKLLISSIAFISLIVGGIGVMNIMLVSVTERTKEIGVRMAIGARQFNILQQFLIEAVLICLIGGVTGILLSGLIGLLFNVFMTDFTMAFSTGSIVAAVVFSTLIGVIFGYMPAKRAAQLDPITALARE; encoded by the coding sequence ATGAATATTATTGAAATTAAGGATCTCAACCGTTACTTCGGTGAAGGCGAAAATCGCGTTCATATTTTAAAGAATGTCTCTTTGAATATTGAAAAAGGCGATTTTGTGGCGATTATTGGGCAATCGGGTTCGGGTAAATCGACCTTGATGAATATCATCGGATGCTTGGATACGGCAACCAGTGGTTCTTACAAAATCAATGGGAAAGAAACCATTGAATTAAGCAAAGATCAACTTTCAGATTTACGTAGCCAAAAATTCGGCTTTATTTTCCAACGCTATAACTTATTGTCGAGCTTGACCGCAGCAGAAAACGTCGCCTTGCCTGCTATTTATGCAGGAATGTCGCAAGAAAAACGCCTTTCTCGTGCAAAACAACTTTTAGAAAAATTGGGTTTAGGCGATAAATGGCAAAATAAACCAGGCCAGCTTTCTGGTGGTCAGCAGCAACGTGTGAGTATTGCGCGTGCGTTGATGAATGGCGGTGAAATTATTTTAGCCGATGAACCCACTGGTGCATTGGATTCGCAAAGTGGTCAAAATGTAATGGAAATTCTGCGCCAATTACACGCAGAAGGCCACACCATTATTATGGTAACCCATGACCGAGAAATTGCCGCCAGTGCGAATCGTGTGATTGAAATTAAAGATGGTGAAATCATTGGCGATACGCAAAAAGAAACAGTAAAAAGTGCGGTCGAAAATCCAACCAAATCTAAACCGCACTTTGGGTTTAGCAAAGATCAATTTGTCGAAGCCTTTCGTATGTCTGTGAGTGCCATTATTGCCCACAAAATGCGTTCTCTTTTAACCATGCTCGGGATTATTATCGGGATTACCTCTGTGGTTTCCGTCGTGGCATTGGGAAATGGTTCACAACAAAAAATCTTAGAGAATATCAAAGGTATTGGTACAAGTACCATGACCATCTTTAATGGTACAGGCTTTGGCGATCGTCGTGCTGAACAAATGCAGAATCTCACAATTAATGATGCCACTGCCTTAAATCAACAAAGCTATGTACAAAGTGTCACCCCGAATAGCTCATCAAGTGGCACATTGATTTATGGCAACCAAACTTTCTCCTCGACCAGTTTAAAAGGTGTAGGCGAACAATATTTTGATGTAGATGGCTTAAAACTAAAATCCGGTAATTTATTTTCTGCTCAAGATGTTGCTGATAACAACCAAGTAGCCTTAATCGATGAAAGTGCGAAAAAGTCGATTTTCCCAGATGAAAACCCCATCGGCAAAATTGTGATGTTTAATAAACGTCCATTACGTATTATCGGCGTGGTATCTGATAAACAAATGGGCGGGGCAAGTAGTTCACTTAATCTCTATGCGCCTTACACCACCGTGATGAATCGTATTTCGGGCAGTAAAAAAATTGGTTCGATTACCGTTAAAGTGGATGATTCCGTGAATACTACTGTCGCTGAAAAAGGGATTACTGAATTGCTCACCATGCGTCATGGTAAAAAAGATTTCTTCATCATGAATAGCGATACCATTAAACAAACTATTGAAAGCACAACAGGCACGATGAAATTGCTCATTTCCTCTATCGCCTTTATTTCATTGATCGTTGGTGGGATTGGGGTGATGAATATCATGTTGGTTTCCGTGACAGAGCGAACCAAAGAAATTGGTGTACGCATGGCTATTGGCGCGAGACAATTTAATATTCTGCAACAATTTTTAATTGAAGCCGTGCTGATTTGTTTAATTGGTGGCGTGACGGGGATTCTGCTTTCGGGCTTAATCGGTCTGTTATTTAACGTATTTATGACTGACTTTACGATGGCATTCTCTACCGGCTCAATTGTTGCGGCAGTAGTCTTCTCTACCCTGATTGGTGTGATCTTCGGCTATATGCCGGCAAAACGTGCAGCGCAATTAGATCCAATTACCGCCCTTGCGAGAGAATAA
- the glnS gene encoding glutamine--tRNA ligase produces MSNTEHTLENAENTRTHNFITQIIDEDLASGKHKSVHTRFPPEPNGYLHIGHAKSICLNFGLAKEYNGLCNLRFDDTNPVKEDVEYVDSIKADVEWLGFKWEGEPRYASDYFDALYGYAIELIEKGLAYVDELSPDQMREYRGTLTEPGKNSPYRDRSVEENLALFERMKNGEFAEGTLSLRAKIDMASPFMVMRDPVLYRIKFASHHQTGDKWCIYPMYDFTHCISDAIERITHSLCTLEFQDNRRLYDWVLENISIERPLPHQYEFSRLNLEGTLTSKRKLLKLVNDGIVDGWNDPRMPTISGLRRRGYTPASLREFCRRIGVTKQDNVVEYSALEACIREDLNENAPRAMAVIDPVRVVIENFEGEETLTAPNHPNRPELGERQLPFTKELYIDRADFREEANKQYKRLVLGKEVRLRNAYVIKAERVEKDANGEITTIFCTYDPETLGKNPSDGRKVKGVIHWVSAVHNHPAEFRLYERLFTVPNPGAAEDIESVLNPTSLVVKHGFVEQSLANAEPEKGYQFEREGYFCADNKDSRPEHLVFNLTVSLKEGF; encoded by the coding sequence ATGAGCAATACAGAACACACTCTAGAAAATGCGGAAAATACCCGCACACACAATTTCATTACTCAAATTATTGATGAAGATTTAGCTTCTGGTAAACACAAAAGCGTTCATACTCGTTTTCCACCTGAGCCGAACGGCTATTTGCATATCGGTCACGCAAAATCGATTTGCTTAAACTTCGGTTTAGCAAAAGAATATAATGGTTTATGTAACCTACGTTTTGATGATACCAACCCAGTGAAAGAAGATGTGGAATATGTGGATTCCATTAAAGCCGATGTGGAATGGTTAGGCTTTAAATGGGAAGGCGAACCGCGTTATGCGTCTGATTACTTCGATGCACTTTATGGCTATGCGATTGAGTTAATCGAGAAAGGTTTAGCCTATGTAGATGAACTTTCACCAGACCAAATGCGTGAATATCGTGGTACATTAACTGAGCCGGGCAAAAACAGTCCATATCGTGATCGCAGCGTAGAAGAAAATCTCGCGTTATTCGAAAGAATGAAAAACGGTGAGTTTGCGGAAGGGACATTAAGTCTTCGTGCGAAAATCGACATGGCCTCACCATTTATGGTCATGCGTGACCCTGTGCTTTATCGTATTAAATTTGCGAGCCATCACCAAACTGGTGATAAATGGTGCATTTACCCAATGTACGATTTCACTCACTGTATCTCTGATGCAATTGAGCGTATTACACACTCTTTATGTACATTAGAGTTCCAAGATAATCGTCGTTTATATGACTGGGTGTTGGAAAATATCAGTATTGAACGTCCATTACCGCATCAATATGAATTCTCTCGTTTAAATTTAGAAGGTACGTTAACGTCTAAACGGAAATTATTGAAATTAGTGAACGACGGCATTGTAGATGGTTGGAATGACCCGCGTATGCCAACGATTTCAGGTTTACGTCGTCGCGGTTATACACCTGCTTCGTTACGTGAATTCTGCCGTCGTATCGGTGTGACTAAACAAGATAACGTTGTAGAGTATTCTGCACTTGAAGCCTGTATTCGTGAAGATTTAAACGAAAATGCACCACGTGCAATGGCGGTGATTGATCCTGTTCGCGTAGTGATTGAAAACTTTGAAGGCGAAGAAACCTTAACGGCACCAAATCACCCAAATCGCCCTGAATTAGGTGAGCGTCAATTACCGTTTACAAAAGAGCTTTATATTGATCGCGCAGACTTCCGTGAAGAAGCAAACAAACAATATAAACGTTTAGTATTAGGTAAAGAAGTGCGTTTGCGTAACGCTTACGTGATTAAAGCGGAGCGTGTCGAAAAAGATGCAAATGGTGAAATCACCACCATCTTCTGTACTTACGATCCAGAAACCTTAGGTAAAAATCCATCCGATGGTCGTAAAGTGAAAGGGGTGATTCACTGGGTATCTGCAGTGCATAATCATCCGGCAGAGTTCCGTTTATACGAGCGTCTTTTCACTGTACCAAATCCAGGTGCAGCAGAAGACATCGAAAGCGTGTTAAATCCAACCTCTTTAGTGGTGAAACACGGTTTTGTAGAACAAAGCCTTGCAAATGCAGAACCAGAAAAAGGTTACCAATTTGAACGCGAAGGTTATTTCTGTGCGGATAACAAAGACAGCCGCCCAGAGCACTTAGTGTTTAACTTAACCGTAAGCTTAAAAGAAGGCTTCTAA